The proteins below come from a single Parachlamydiales bacterium genomic window:
- the ptsP gene encoding phosphoenolpyruvate--protein phosphotransferase has translation MTKTATRQGELRLQGTPVCRGVAIGKPFFYAFDDTATPEFSVNVSEVETEIARYRRALERSRLDIERLRRQMDHEQVTEGAAILEAHLQILDDPLLTSDIESLIVEMGKNAEVAFLRAMNTFQQRFEAMRDPFFRERFNDIQDVARRIMGHLRHSVRISLAEAPAGVIIIANELSASEAAEADPSKVLAFVTEAGGMTTHAAIIAKAKGIPYIARLPLRGIPLSENSIIIVDGRTGEVILDPHPDTLTIYSYIQKQLSLHIEKLQHTAQCHAETFDGLRMNLCANVEAVEEIDLLHQYGANGIGLLRSENAFMFKDTFPNEEEQFTHYRTFVERMKGLPTVIRTFDIGGDKSFIGRIEGSDEPFFVGCRAIQFLLQERNIFKRQLRAILRAAAVGNVSILFPMITSLPELREAKILLEEAKSELINEGIIEKVDIRIGCMIEVPSAAVIADLLARECDFLSIGTNDLVHYSLAVDRGNHAASTLSSLCHPSLLRLIKMVVVEANLQGIPVTICGEIASDPRFTPLLLGLGVHELSVACRYLPLVKNAIRCTSAVFSVELARQALALSTSAEVQDLIAEAYRDAVPEDCFYNF, from the coding sequence ATGACCAAAACCGCTACGCGTCAAGGGGAACTTCGATTACAAGGAACTCCCGTGTGCCGCGGCGTTGCCATTGGCAAGCCTTTTTTCTATGCCTTTGATGATACCGCCACTCCCGAATTCTCTGTGAACGTCAGCGAAGTAGAAACTGAAATTGCCCGCTACCGAAGAGCACTAGAACGAAGCAGGCTTGACATTGAACGTCTGCGCCGTCAAATGGACCATGAGCAAGTAACCGAAGGTGCTGCAATATTGGAAGCCCATCTGCAAATCCTCGATGATCCGCTTTTAACAAGCGATATCGAATCCCTCATCGTCGAAATGGGAAAAAACGCTGAGGTGGCATTTCTTAGGGCTATGAATACATTTCAGCAGCGATTTGAGGCCATGCGCGATCCCTTTTTCAGGGAAAGGTTCAATGATATCCAGGACGTTGCCCGACGCATCATGGGACACTTGCGTCATTCTGTACGCATTTCTTTAGCAGAAGCCCCCGCAGGTGTGATCATCATCGCTAACGAACTTTCCGCATCTGAAGCAGCTGAAGCAGATCCCTCTAAAGTCCTAGCTTTTGTGACAGAGGCAGGAGGAATGACAACCCATGCCGCTATTATCGCAAAAGCAAAAGGCATCCCTTATATCGCCCGTTTACCGTTACGCGGGATACCCCTTTCAGAAAACTCCATCATTATCGTAGATGGTAGAACTGGAGAGGTGATCCTTGATCCTCACCCGGATACTTTAACCATTTATTCTTACATTCAAAAACAGCTCTCTTTGCATATCGAGAAACTACAACATACCGCTCAATGCCATGCCGAGACCTTCGATGGGTTGAGGATGAATCTTTGCGCTAATGTGGAAGCTGTGGAAGAAATCGATCTACTGCATCAATATGGGGCAAACGGAATAGGTCTTCTCCGCTCAGAAAATGCATTTATGTTTAAGGATACCTTTCCGAACGAAGAAGAGCAATTCACTCATTATCGAACTTTTGTAGAGCGGATGAAGGGCCTTCCAACAGTCATTCGCACGTTCGATATCGGGGGGGATAAAAGCTTTATCGGACGTATTGAAGGAAGTGATGAACCTTTCTTTGTCGGCTGCCGTGCCATCCAGTTTCTCCTTCAAGAACGAAACATTTTCAAAAGGCAGCTTCGTGCCATCCTACGCGCAGCAGCTGTCGGCAATGTCAGCATATTATTTCCGATGATCACATCTTTACCAGAACTGAGAGAAGCAAAAATATTATTGGAAGAAGCGAAGTCAGAACTGATCAATGAAGGTATTATTGAGAAAGTAGACATTCGCATTGGCTGTATGATCGAAGTTCCTTCGGCAGCTGTTATAGCAGATCTATTAGCTCGTGAATGTGATTTTCTATCTATCGGAACAAACGACTTAGTCCACTATAGCTTGGCGGTAGATAGAGGAAATCATGCGGCTTCTACACTCAGTTCTTTGTGTCACCCCAGTCTGCTGCGACTAATTAAAATGGTTGTTGTGGAAGCAAATCTTCAAGGCATTCCTGTGACTATATGTGGCGAAATTGCCTCCGACCCTCGTTTTACACCTCTATTATTAGGTTTAGGCGTACATGAACTTTCCGTGGCCTGCCGTTATTTACCCTTAGTCAAGAATGCTATTCGTTGTACCAGCGCGGTCTTTTCCGTAGAATTAGCGCGTCAAGCCCTAGCCTTATCTACCTCCGCTGAGGTGCAGGATCTCATTGCGGAAGCTTATCGCGATGCAGTCCCTGAGGACTGTTTTTACAATTTTTAG
- the hprK gene encoding HPr(Ser) kinase/phosphatase, with protein sequence MPSYYVEDLFAQHGQRLGLELLAGKKGLRRKIRVPEVHRPGLPLAGYMKNHAEKRVLIFGKVEIEFLRHLPSNLRVERLDILLSTPTPAVIVTRRYRPPKELVHLCEKHDVPLFRAGMSTMNLLSKLTQLLTEEFSPSTTCHGSLVEVFGVGVMIQGDSSVGKSEAALGLVERGHRLISDDVVRIKKREGMQLEGFGAGLTQYHMEIRGIGIINVAHLYGAVCVRASKNIDLVVKMEVWDDNHFYDRVGLEEHYCDLLNVKVPFHVLPVKPGRDVVLLLETIALNHRLKGMGYNSAREFRNKLIEMTTGPRIKTPPMNPYGEVANVN encoded by the coding sequence ATGCCTAGTTACTATGTAGAAGACCTTTTTGCACAGCATGGACAACGTTTAGGGCTTGAGCTTCTTGCCGGAAAGAAGGGGCTCCGCCGTAAAATCCGTGTTCCTGAAGTGCATCGCCCCGGACTTCCCCTTGCGGGGTATATGAAAAACCATGCTGAGAAGCGTGTCCTGATTTTTGGCAAGGTAGAAATAGAGTTCCTACGCCACCTACCTTCGAATCTTCGCGTTGAACGGCTGGATATATTGCTTTCTACTCCCACTCCCGCAGTCATCGTTACCCGCCGTTACCGCCCCCCCAAAGAGCTTGTCCATTTGTGCGAAAAACACGATGTCCCCCTTTTTCGCGCGGGAATGAGTACGATGAACTTATTAAGTAAGCTGACTCAATTGCTGACAGAAGAATTTTCACCCTCCACCACCTGCCACGGTTCCTTAGTCGAAGTCTTTGGCGTCGGTGTTATGATCCAAGGCGACTCTTCTGTCGGAAAAAGCGAAGCAGCTTTAGGTCTAGTGGAAAGAGGGCACCGTCTTATCTCCGATGATGTCGTCCGTATTAAAAAACGGGAAGGGATGCAGCTCGAAGGATTCGGAGCTGGCCTCACCCAATACCATATGGAGATTCGCGGCATCGGTATCATCAATGTCGCGCACTTGTACGGAGCTGTTTGTGTACGTGCAAGTAAAAATATTGATCTTGTCGTTAAGATGGAAGTCTGGGATGACAACCATTTCTATGACAGGGTTGGCCTGGAAGAACACTACTGTGATCTTCTTAATGTTAAAGTTCCGTTTCACGTCCTGCCTGTTAAACCGGGACGGGATGTGGTCTTGCTGCTCGAAACGATTGCCCTCAATCATCGATTGAAAGGCATGGGATATAATTCTGCCAGAGAATTCCGTAATAAGCTTATAGAGATGACAACCGGTCCACGGATTAAAACTCCTCCCATGAATCCTTACGGGGAAGTGGCTAATGTCAATTGA
- a CDS encoding ComEC/Rec2 family competence protein — protein MLNSLTIFWGRYPALLYGISFLLGVSTKLWPSLSLIFPLIFLWIPLLSGICTRYRKLLTRLLLSALVFFSGYFYAGMHKIDLTIPSSGIYGTAVLELQEASYKKTAIGPRWFVKGTLLEISTQEGTFTPAIPVKLVFNGKENAFVPSLRTVWKVEGTLKLSNAQGTFQFKSDPKSPWVPLSQSWKGLFYEKRQEIKDGIKEYIQIHLNNRSGPFLGGMIVGEFDDIVLRHQFGKFGLQHILAISGFHFSLLALALGIFFRLFLPFHYVNIALIVVLTGYFILLGLTPSVIRAWAAIVLALSAYFISRRPSGLNLLGAGLLAVLLIDPLYAAHMGFQFSFGITAAILLFCSRFERSLNRLVPTRPLNIASAWNTAAQHCYIAAYSLKGTLALSSAVNIAAIPLVLYHFHSFPLFSLIYNLFFPFFIGISLLLLLLGVFAHAVLGDLGTVVHWLNAKYTHFVMGMALDAPPSMDIQWYIPEIPVSMILLVMSLIFAAGCWLKMREDSCNDTDIIF, from the coding sequence ATGTTGAATAGCTTAACAATTTTCTGGGGACGTTACCCGGCTCTCCTGTATGGGATATCATTTCTCTTGGGAGTCAGCACAAAACTTTGGCCCTCGCTTTCTCTGATCTTTCCTCTGATTTTCCTTTGGATACCGTTATTAAGCGGAATTTGCACTCGCTACCGCAAGCTTCTTACACGTCTATTACTTTCAGCTCTTGTTTTTTTCAGCGGCTATTTCTATGCAGGAATGCATAAAATAGATTTAACGATCCCCTCATCAGGTATTTATGGGACTGCAGTCCTCGAATTGCAGGAAGCATCCTATAAAAAAACTGCGATTGGACCCCGTTGGTTTGTTAAAGGGACTTTGTTAGAGATTTCCACTCAGGAAGGAACTTTTACCCCTGCTATTCCGGTGAAACTAGTATTCAATGGCAAAGAGAATGCCTTTGTTCCCTCATTAAGGACTGTATGGAAAGTGGAGGGCACCCTTAAGCTTTCCAATGCACAAGGGACCTTTCAGTTTAAAAGTGATCCCAAATCTCCATGGGTTCCTTTAAGTCAATCCTGGAAAGGTCTCTTTTACGAAAAACGCCAGGAAATTAAAGACGGCATTAAAGAGTACATTCAAATTCATCTGAATAATCGCAGCGGCCCGTTTTTAGGTGGGATGATTGTAGGAGAATTTGATGATATTGTATTAAGGCACCAATTTGGGAAATTTGGCCTGCAACATATTTTAGCAATTTCAGGTTTTCATTTTTCTCTTCTTGCGCTTGCGTTAGGGATATTTTTTAGGCTTTTCCTGCCTTTTCACTATGTGAATATAGCCCTAATCGTAGTTTTGACAGGGTATTTTATACTGCTAGGATTAACTCCTTCCGTCATAAGGGCCTGGGCTGCAATTGTCCTCGCATTAAGCGCCTATTTCATTTCGCGTCGTCCCTCAGGCCTTAACCTGTTAGGAGCGGGATTGCTTGCTGTTCTGTTGATAGATCCCCTATATGCAGCACATATGGGATTTCAGTTCAGTTTTGGGATCACGGCAGCAATACTCCTTTTTTGCAGCCGTTTTGAGAGATCCTTAAATCGACTGGTCCCTACCCGGCCCTTGAATATTGCTTCCGCATGGAATACTGCCGCTCAACATTGTTATATTGCTGCGTATAGCTTGAAAGGCACTTTAGCACTTTCTTCGGCTGTCAATATAGCGGCTATTCCCCTAGTCCTCTATCATTTCCATTCTTTTCCACTTTTCAGCCTAATCTACAATCTGTTTTTTCCATTCTTTATCGGTATTTCCCTGCTTTTACTTTTATTGGGTGTATTCGCGCATGCGGTATTGGGTGACCTAGGGACGGTTGTACACTGGCTGAACGCTAAATATACACATTTTGTCATGGGGATGGCATTGGATGCTCCGCCTTCGATGGATATTCAATGGTATATTCCTGAGATACCTGTAAGCATGATTTTACTTGTTATGTCTTTAATTTTCGCTGCAGGCTGCTGGCTTAAAATGCGTGAAGACTCTTGCAATGACACTGACATTATATTCTAA
- a CDS encoding RhoGEF domain-containing protein has product MSETNISQSQSIYNTSNITSWSTAKPSSSSPGEKGSFIGRNATVQSGTTPPSVQDALKHNIQDSSNNSAPLTERHHLSEGSARPETDAKVPNAAAWTEARTHTTTPHAKIAMGAQRTEKFQQKQASNQVQLQRVVKETVASEQSYRNDLDDLLGYFDVSLNDPQFDADLAKFNAELKNIDPEAKPLTREDISGAKQNYQEARETSQAMQALMPKENMSDTSFITGKEFMQTFSSMAQTGAGQVVLGYETKHIHIGSFLRSQPSVQSHIKGIEAERQAANQTEATDGGRKALTKEPTAITHQPIQRMTKYQLLAREMAKNSPENSAIIKSRIGDIESVVDQLNVVNSVKDLQSSAEGITKGGAKENVWTKFTTALTQLGQSKLYKENADFKNKINSQVNMVYRHNLENLSKGGFFHRIALKLELAFGSLTKQEFKDNVEYQINFIQKSGITGNTDSELFRKAREETEKLLS; this is encoded by the coding sequence ATGTCTGAAACTAATATATCTCAATCTCAAAGCATCTACAACACGTCTAATATTACTTCATGGTCAACGGCAAAACCTTCTTCTTCATCACCCGGTGAAAAGGGTTCTTTCATTGGTAGAAACGCCACAGTTCAAAGTGGAACAACGCCTCCATCTGTGCAAGACGCATTGAAACATAATATACAAGATTCCAGTAATAATTCAGCCCCCTTAACAGAGAGGCATCATCTATCCGAAGGTTCTGCACGTCCGGAAACAGATGCTAAAGTCCCTAATGCTGCTGCGTGGACTGAGGCAAGAACTCACACAACGACACCTCACGCCAAAATTGCTATGGGAGCCCAACGGACAGAAAAGTTCCAACAAAAGCAAGCAAGCAATCAAGTGCAACTTCAAAGGGTTGTTAAAGAGACTGTAGCTAGCGAACAAAGTTACCGTAACGATTTGGATGATCTCCTAGGATATTTTGATGTGAGCCTCAATGACCCTCAATTTGATGCAGACTTAGCAAAATTTAATGCCGAATTGAAAAATATAGATCCTGAAGCCAAGCCTCTTACCCGTGAAGATATTTCAGGAGCAAAACAGAACTATCAAGAAGCGAGAGAAACTTCCCAAGCGATGCAGGCTCTTATGCCAAAAGAAAATATGAGCGACACCAGCTTTATTACCGGTAAAGAATTTATGCAGACTTTTTCCTCCATGGCTCAAACGGGGGCTGGCCAGGTTGTCTTGGGATACGAGACCAAGCATATTCATATCGGTTCATTTTTAAGATCTCAACCTTCAGTACAGTCGCATATCAAAGGTATAGAGGCAGAAAGACAAGCTGCTAATCAGACAGAAGCGACTGATGGAGGGCGAAAAGCTTTAACAAAAGAACCAACAGCGATAACACACCAACCTATCCAAAGGATGACTAAATATCAACTACTTGCGAGAGAGATGGCTAAAAATAGCCCAGAGAACAGTGCTATCATTAAAAGTCGTATTGGCGATATCGAAAGTGTCGTAGATCAGCTTAATGTTGTTAATTCGGTAAAGGATTTACAAAGTTCCGCTGAAGGAATTACAAAAGGTGGCGCTAAAGAAAATGTATGGACCAAATTTACTACAGCCCTCACCCAACTGGGTCAAAGTAAGTTGTATAAAGAAAATGCGGACTTTAAAAATAAAATTAATTCTCAAGTAAATATGGTTTATCGACATAATTTAGAGAATCTTTCTAAAGGCGGTTTTTTCCATAGGATAGCCTTAAAGTTAGAATTAGCTTTTGGTTCATTAACGAAACAAGAATTTAAAGATAATGTGGAATATCAAATTAATTTTATACAAAAATCAGGTATTACAGGTAACACTGATTCTGAACTATTTAGAAAGGCTAGAGAAGAAACCGAAAAATTGCTTTCTTGA
- a CDS encoding YbaB/EbfC family nucleoid-associated protein codes for MGSGFSKKKKQARLLQEQFSEMQKDMVSKEVRGQAGNGLVEVILTGSHKIKSLKINPQCVDPEDIEGLEDLIKAAFNDATEKLDKDIPKDLGSIPGLPNIPGMPDLGSLLKGLGG; via the coding sequence ATGGGATCAGGATTTTCAAAAAAGAAAAAACAAGCCCGCCTGCTGCAAGAACAGTTCAGCGAAATGCAAAAAGACATGGTATCAAAAGAAGTGCGCGGCCAAGCCGGTAACGGCTTGGTAGAAGTGATACTTACAGGCAGCCATAAGATTAAATCTTTAAAGATCAACCCGCAGTGTGTCGATCCTGAAGATATCGAGGGATTAGAAGACTTGATTAAAGCTGCTTTCAATGATGCAACGGAAAAACTGGATAAAGATATTCCGAAAGATCTGGGCAGTATTCCCGGACTCCCGAATATTCCAGGCATGCCTGACTTGGGAAGCTTGCTGAAAGGACTTGGCGGATAG
- the dnaX gene encoding DNA polymerase III subunit gamma/tau, with amino-acid sequence MPEYQVIARRFRPQTFAEVLGQTAIVTTLKNAISKERLASAYLFCGSRGTGKTTLARVFAKALNCAHPTSDFEPCNECPSCREIANSTSIDVLEIDGASHRGIDDVRQINETVGYAPATGKYKIYIIDEVHMLTKEAFNALLKTLEEPPPKVKFLFATTEPHKVLPTILSRCQRFNLNRIPLDTILGKLQHICTLLNVQADSEALRLIAKRAEGGLRDAESLLDQIIAFQQGSLTTHAVTNILGIMPRETLFALDRAGKAGDYAAVFRVTEQLFNEGKDFVHFIEMLCEHVRTILLIKLNTAIPASISLPDAEREAYNETAKLYSVEQCMSLLEELTTAQNDIRFAPSPRFALEALLLKFLRSHHRVPVDALIRRLAELESRLGTPQQQQQQLTQHSPLPTPAPIAPPQPPAMPTPAPVAQEAAPLREPETKVVPIRQDTTPEMPQHRYDTLLQFTAVELEGTVQIKKINRQTSP; translated from the coding sequence ATGCCTGAATATCAAGTTATCGCACGCCGCTTCAGACCGCAGACTTTTGCTGAAGTCCTCGGACAAACAGCGATTGTCACCACGCTTAAAAACGCTATCTCCAAAGAAAGATTGGCCTCCGCCTACCTCTTCTGCGGATCACGCGGTACAGGAAAAACCACCCTTGCGCGCGTTTTTGCTAAAGCATTGAACTGCGCCCATCCTACATCCGACTTTGAGCCCTGCAATGAGTGCCCCTCTTGCCGCGAAATCGCCAACAGCACCAGCATCGACGTGCTTGAGATCGACGGCGCATCCCACCGCGGCATCGACGATGTCCGCCAAATCAACGAAACCGTCGGCTATGCTCCCGCCACCGGAAAATACAAGATCTATATTATCGACGAAGTGCATATGCTGACGAAGGAAGCATTTAACGCTCTGCTTAAAACATTGGAAGAGCCGCCGCCAAAAGTCAAATTCCTCTTTGCAACGACCGAACCGCATAAAGTCCTTCCTACTATCCTCAGCCGCTGCCAGCGCTTCAACCTCAACCGTATCCCCCTCGACACAATCCTTGGAAAGCTGCAGCACATCTGCACCCTCCTAAACGTCCAAGCAGACTCGGAAGCTCTGCGCCTTATCGCCAAAAGGGCTGAAGGCGGCCTCCGCGATGCTGAATCGCTTCTCGACCAAATCATTGCCTTCCAGCAAGGTTCACTCACCACCCATGCCGTCACAAACATCCTGGGTATTATGCCGCGCGAAACACTTTTTGCCTTGGACCGCGCAGGTAAAGCAGGCGACTACGCCGCCGTCTTCCGCGTCACCGAGCAGCTATTTAACGAAGGCAAAGACTTCGTCCATTTTATCGAAATGCTTTGTGAACACGTCCGCACCATCTTGCTGATCAAGCTCAACACTGCTATACCAGCCTCTATCTCGCTTCCTGATGCCGAAAGGGAAGCTTACAATGAAACGGCAAAACTCTATTCCGTAGAACAGTGCATGTCGCTGCTGGAAGAACTTACTACCGCCCAGAATGATATCCGGTTCGCCCCTTCCCCACGCTTTGCACTAGAAGCGCTGCTACTTAAATTTCTCCGTTCACACCACCGCGTTCCGGTCGATGCTCTCATCCGTCGTTTGGCAGAGCTAGAATCCCGCTTAGGCACTCCGCAGCAGCAGCAACAGCAGCTTACACAACACTCCCCTTTACCGACGCCAGCCCCCATAGCGCCACCACAGCCTCCTGCTATGCCTACACCCGCCCCTGTAGCACAAGAAGCTGCACCCCTACGCGAACCGGAAACCAAAGTTGTGCCTATCCGCCAAGACACAACGCCCGAAATGCCTCAGCACCGTTATGACACGCTATTACAATTCACTGCCGTCGAATTAGAAGGCACAGTACAAATTAAAAAAATCAACCGGCAGACATCGCCTTAA
- a CDS encoding HPr family phosphocarrier protein yields MELVRKVRVKNTMGLHTRPATAIVKLLQSCQSDVSFTYKKETINAKSILSILMLAARRNTTITITVRGSDAPETMEKLVSAFDNKFGE; encoded by the coding sequence TTGGAACTCGTCCGCAAAGTACGTGTCAAAAATACAATGGGCCTCCATACTCGGCCCGCCACAGCAATCGTAAAGTTGTTGCAGTCCTGCCAAAGCGATGTCTCCTTTACCTACAAGAAAGAGACGATCAATGCAAAAAGCATTTTGAGCATTTTGATGCTGGCAGCAAGGCGCAATACTACGATTACAATCACTGTGCGCGGCTCGGATGCGCCTGAAACGATGGAGAAGCTGGTTTCAGCTTTTGACAACAAATTTGGTGAATAA
- a CDS encoding SMI1/KNR4 family protein, whose product MDQHVKDYFCQFSEKTPQGQFHKVIVLHDAPDGDFDQLARNLPPECQGWLELAQLPTSDRIELVREFWLGKLKDHPRLSAFLVSFFDTLNDIGIYVTQSRFDDPLECHMVYSLPNEAGFFRGKPPITEDRLIEIQDYFSEWVLPSDYVAFLQVHDGFAKTTDCTGLTMSKKLTLSYERFQSYLLQQDTLKTTAGKVVEARTLIPFYESFGMPFYQCFWGEWHPESEMGNVYYSGLAHTVNDPSSNTGREEQMAFPTFADWLIFYLERIS is encoded by the coding sequence ATGGACCAGCACGTAAAAGATTATTTCTGCCAGTTTTCGGAAAAAACGCCTCAAGGCCAATTCCATAAGGTCATTGTGTTACATGATGCACCCGATGGAGATTTTGATCAGTTAGCCCGCAATCTGCCACCTGAATGTCAAGGTTGGCTTGAACTTGCTCAGCTGCCCACTTCAGACCGCATCGAATTAGTGCGCGAATTCTGGCTGGGAAAATTAAAAGATCATCCGCGCCTTTCAGCCTTTCTAGTCTCCTTTTTTGACACCCTGAATGACATTGGCATCTATGTAACCCAAAGCCGCTTTGATGACCCTTTAGAATGTCATATGGTTTACAGCCTACCTAACGAAGCAGGTTTTTTTCGCGGCAAGCCCCCCATCACTGAAGATAGACTGATTGAAATACAAGATTACTTTTCAGAATGGGTGCTCCCTTCCGATTATGTAGCTTTCCTTCAAGTACATGACGGATTCGCCAAAACGACCGACTGCACCGGATTGACGATGTCGAAGAAACTTACCCTAAGCTATGAGAGATTCCAATCCTATCTATTGCAGCAGGATACCCTTAAGACTACTGCAGGTAAAGTGGTGGAAGCCAGGACGCTTATTCCTTTCTATGAATCTTTCGGCATGCCCTTCTACCAATGTTTTTGGGGCGAATGGCATCCTGAATCGGAAATGGGGAACGTCTATTACTCAGGCCTGGCCCATACAGTCAACGATCCTTCGTCGAATACCGGAAGGGAAGAGCAGATGGCTTTTCCTACTTTTGCCGACTGGCTTATCTTCTATCTTGAAAGAATCAGTTAA
- the galE gene encoding UDP-glucose 4-epimerase GalE: MTKGEILIIGGAGFIGSHVNKRLNEAGYSTVVFDNLSRGNRSAVIKGTFIQGDLADRSAIKKILDEHNFDAVMHFAALTDVGESVANPLKYYRENVINTIHLLEELTVSRPCPLIFSSSAAVYGIPEYIPLNESHPCKPINPYGETKKTMEDLLIDCGQSSKKFTFCALRYFNAAGGDPDGQIKIIRQTENNLIPLVLKNLRNNTPKATLFGSNYDTPDGTCIRDYIHVMDLADAHLLAMEKLLNGSPSMIYNLGNGNGFSVLEVLNSIQKVTKIPLDITWGPRRAGDPPILLADASKARAALSWEPKYPALDVMVKHAWKALT; the protein is encoded by the coding sequence ATGACTAAGGGAGAAATACTCATTATTGGCGGAGCGGGATTCATCGGATCCCATGTAAATAAAAGGCTGAATGAGGCCGGTTACTCTACGGTAGTCTTTGATAATCTGAGTCGCGGCAACCGTTCCGCTGTAATAAAAGGTACCTTTATTCAAGGCGATTTAGCCGACCGTTCAGCCATAAAAAAAATTTTGGATGAGCACAATTTTGATGCAGTTATGCATTTTGCTGCGTTGACGGATGTGGGCGAATCTGTAGCAAACCCTCTAAAATATTATCGCGAAAATGTCATAAATACCATTCATCTGCTGGAAGAATTGACTGTTTCGCGCCCCTGCCCTTTGATTTTCTCATCATCTGCCGCTGTTTATGGTATCCCCGAATACATTCCGCTCAACGAATCCCATCCCTGCAAACCCATCAATCCCTACGGGGAAACAAAGAAAACGATGGAAGATCTCCTTATCGACTGCGGACAATCCTCTAAAAAATTCACATTCTGTGCCCTGCGCTATTTCAATGCTGCGGGGGGCGATCCGGACGGTCAAATTAAAATTATCCGTCAGACCGAAAATAACCTTATCCCTCTTGTACTAAAAAACTTAAGAAATAACACCCCCAAAGCAACCCTCTTCGGTAGCAACTACGACACTCCTGACGGCACCTGCATTCGCGACTACATTCACGTGATGGACCTTGCTGACGCACACCTGCTCGCGATGGAAAAACTGCTCAATGGCAGCCCTTCCATGATTTATAACCTGGGCAATGGCAATGGCTTCTCTGTTTTGGAAGTTTTAAACTCCATCCAAAAGGTGACGAAGATTCCACTAGACATTACTTGGGGACCTAGACGTGCCGGAGATCCCCCAATCTTGCTGGCCGATGCCTCCAAAGCACGCGCAGCGCTAAGCTGGGAACCAAAATATCCCGCGTTGGATGTCATGGTCAAGCATGCTTGGAAGGCTCTAACTTAA